In the Helianthus annuus cultivar XRQ/B chromosome 11, HanXRQr2.0-SUNRISE, whole genome shotgun sequence genome, one interval contains:
- the LOC110889350 gene encoding U-box domain-containing protein 4, with amino-acid sequence MDYSTSPTTTVSSAAVTGDHSPTTTSITRTLRLINHHDPLTKIQAAKEIRRLTKTSQGCRRQFSGAIPALVSMLRYPSVDAKAAALLALLNLAVQDEENKISIVDAGALEPIVTFFELDNLNMEEHATALLATLSASPVKRSTIGASGAIPFLVETLNSGTPQAKVDAVMALFNLASENDNLNLILKAQPIPYLVNILNSSKKSSKISERCTAVLESLVGFEEGRVALTSEEGGVLAVVEVLERGSPQNREHAVGTLLTMCQSDRCRYREPILKEGVIPGLLELTVQGTPNSQTKAHTLLRLLRESPYPRSENEPDTLENIVCDIISQIGGEEQSGNAKQMLADMVQVSMEQSLRHLQRRALVCNPSEVSLK; translated from the exons ATGGACTATTCAAcctcacccaccaccaccgtctcctCCGCCGCCGTCACCGGAGATCACTCTCCGACCACCACCTCCATCACACGCACTCTCCGTCTCATCAACCACCATGACCCCCTCACCAAAATCCAAGCCGCCAAAGAAATCCGCCGCCTCACCAAAACCTCTCAAGGCTGCCGCCGGCAGTTCTCCGGCGCCATACCGGCTCTTGTGTCCATGCTCCGGTATCCTTCTGTTGATGCTAAAGCTGCTGCTCTTCTCGCTCTGCTTAACCTCGCTGTACAGGACGAAGA AAACAAGATCAGTATAGTTGATGCTGGCGCGTTGGAACCAATCGTCACTTTTTTCGAATTGGATAATTTAAACATGGAAGAACACGCGACGGCTTTGTTAGCCACACTATCCGCATCACCCGTGAAAAGGTCAACCATCGGCGCATCTGGTGCGATCCCTTTTCTAGTAGAAACCTTAAATTCGGGTACCCCACAAGCCAAGGTGGATGCAGTGATGGCATTGTTCAATCTCGCATCGGAAAACGACAATCTTAACCTCATCCTTAAGGCGCAACCTATTCCGTACTTAGTAAACATCCTCAACAGTTCCAAGAAATCGTCGAAAATCTCAGAAAGATGCACCGCGGTTTTGGAATCATTAGTTGGTTTCGAAGAAGGGAGAGTGGCTCTAACTTCAGAAGAAGGTGGCGTGCTCGCGGTTGTTGAGGTTCTCGAGCGTGGGTCCCCACAAAACCGCGAACACGCAGTGGGTACGCTTTTGACTATGTGTCAAAGCGATCGATGTAGATACAGAGAACCAATACTTAAAGAAGGTGTAATCCCTGGACTGTTGGAGCTTACGGTTCAAGGCACGCCAAACTCCCAAACAAAAGCGCACACGCTGCTTCGACTACTACGGGAATCACCGTACCCACGAtcggaaaacgagcccgataCGCTTGAAAACATTGTGTGTGATATTATATCACAGATTGGAGGTGAGGAACAATCTGGGAATGCGAAACAGATGCTTGCGGATATGGTGCAAGTTAGCATGGAACAAAGTTTACGACATTTACAACGACGGGCTCTCGTATGTAATCCATCTGAAGTTTCCTTGAAATAA
- the LOC110887647 gene encoding uncharacterized protein LOC110887647, with translation MTQWPVHLHMFSFQVGMYGSLINVVGNLDKDISQLGEFTLDACYALGLLDDDTEYIEAIKEANETGSPSYLRNLFATLLLTNTLSRPEVVWESTWRYMTDDFIYRLRKYHRVPALSIPDEQLKNYVFSEVEKFLARNNSSLKRFETMPYPDNASMSDSDNRLINEERIYDKTNLEIEFNNQLNLLTDEQRSVFQQIINAIEGNKGGVFFVYDYGGTGKTFLWKTLSAAIRSKGQIVLNVASSGIASLLLSGGRTAHSRFRIPLNLTEDSVCNIKPDGDVARLLHETNLIIWDEAPMVHKHAFEALDRTMNDIFNIDTSNRSNIRFGGKVIVLGGDFRQILPVVPNGGRQEIVNASLSSSYLWDTCKLLRLTKNMRLTVGSSASDAEEIKQFAKWLLDIGEGNVGGPNDGEASIEIPRDLLITDTLDPISTLIDFVYPSILENFNNQNYFSERAILAPKNEVVHEINDRLLSLFPGEEREYLSSDSLCQSENPNATQQKLYSPDVLNGLKVSGLPNHRLALKVGVPVMLLRNIDQQNGLCNGTRLQVKKKYNRVIEAEIISGGNIGTRTYIPRISLIPSDKKIPFEFQRRQFPLAVCFAMTIKGQSLSRVGLYLKQPVFTHGQLYVALSRVKTRQGVKLLILDNDGKPTNKTTNVVYKEVFRDL, from the exons ATGACACAGTGGCCCGTACACTTACATATGTTCAGTTTCCAAGTTGGTATGTATGGAAGCTTGATAAACGTTGTTGGGAACCTAGACAAAGACATAAGTCAATTGGGAGAATTCACGCT AGATGCATGTTATGCACTCGGTCTTTTGGACGATGACACAGAATACATTGAGGCAATCAAGGAAGCAAATGAAACAGGATCCCCTTCGTATCTTCGTAATTTATTTGCTACTTTGCTGTTAACAAATACGTTATCCAGACCAGAGGTTGTATGGGAAAGCACATGGAGATACATGACAGACGACTTTATCTACAGACTTAGAAAATATCATCGAGTTCCAG CTTTATCAATTCCAGATGAGCAGCTTAAAAACTACGTTTTTAGtgaagttgaaaaattcttaGCTAGAAACAACTCATCACTCAAAAGATTTGAGACAATGCCGTACCCAGATAATGCGTCTATGTCTGATTCAGacaatcgtttgattaacgaGGAGCGTATCTACGACAAAACCAATCTTGAAATTGAATTTAATAATCAACTTAATTTGCTAACTGATGAGCAACGGTCAGTTTTCCAACAAATAATCAACGCAATTGAGGGTAACAAAGGTGGGGTTTTTTTTGTGTACGACTATGGTGGGACCGGGAAGACCTTCTTATGGAAGACATTATCTGCGGCAATCAGATCAAAAGGTCAAATTGTATTAAACGTTGCTTCCAGTGGGATCGCGTCGTTGTTATTGTCTGGTGGCAGGACCGCGCATTCCAGGTTTCGTATTCCATTGAATCTTACAGAGGATTCAGTTTGTAATATAAAACCTGATGGAGATGTAGCTAGACTACTTCACGAAACAAACTTGATTATATGGGATGAAGCGCCTATGGTCCATAAGCATGCATTCGAAGCGTTGGATAGAACAATGAACGACATTTTCAATATCGACACTTCCAACAGATCAAATATCCGCTTTGGAGGAAAGGTTATTGTTTTAGGAGGCGATTTTAGACAGATCCTTCCTGTTGTTCCAAATGGTGGAAGACAAGAGATTGTCAATGCCTCATTAAGTTCGTCTTATCTGTGGGATACATGTAAGTTGCTGAGACTAACAAAAAACATGAGGTTAACAGTTGGAAGTTCAGCATCGGACGCTGAAGAAATAAAACAATTTGCAAAATGGCTTTTGGATATAGGTGAGGGAAATGTTGGTggtccaaatgatggagaagcaTCAATTGAAATACCAAGGGATCTTCTGATCACTGATACATTGGACCCCATTTCAACTTTAATTGATTTTGTGTATCCTTCAATTCTTGAAAACTTTAACAATCAAAATTATTTCAGTGAGAGGGCTATACTTGCACCTAAGAACGAGGTTGTGCATGAAATTAATGATCGGTTGTTGTCACTATTCCCAGGTGAAGAACGAGAATATCTTAGTTCAGACAGTCTTTGTCAGTCTGAAAATCCAAACGCTACACAACAAAAACTATACTCTCCCGATGTGCTTAACGGTCTTAAAGTATCCGGCTTACCTAATCATAGGCTAGCACTAAAAGTAGGCGTGCCGGTGATGCTCTTACGTAACATTGACCAACAAAATGGTCTTTGCAATGGTACACGACTACAGGTCAAAAAAAAGTATAACCGTGTAATAGAAGCCGAGATAATATCCGGAGGGAACATAGGCACTCGCACTTATATACCAAGGATTAGTTTGATACCTTCTGATAAAAAAATTCCTTTTGAGTTTCAAAGGAGACAATTTCCGTTGGCTGTTTGTTTCGCAATGACTATTAAGGGACAATCACTGTCTAGAGTTGGTCTGTATCTGAAACAGCCAGTTTTCACCCATGGTCAGCTGTATGTTGCTTTATCGAGAGTTAAAACCAGACAAGGAGTTAAACTTCTGATTTTGGACAATGACGGCAAACCTACTAATAAAACGACAAATGTAGTTTACAAAGAAGTATTTCGTGACTTGTGA